In Legionella beliardensis, the following are encoded in one genomic region:
- a CDS encoding FAD-binding oxidoreductase produces MRSKKMRFSNFSQAITSSSTCYRPEQEKQLAMLFEYSQQTHQTLLARGKGLSYSDCCINHGGIIVDTSRFNHFLAFDEQEETVICQPAVTFAELLSLHPHYIPPVIPGTLHATIGGGVANDVHGKNNSHLGTLGHHIQWLEVQIGEQTFYCGSQENQQLLQATIGGLGLTGIIKRVAIKMRKASRTIQTQAEKHHQWASLLERMQQEAEKQEYMVAWLDLLNTNQALLTFGNHFSEEITPKKTMTLTIPSLPMRLITRQTMKLYNHYYFHKAKESLYLQPLAQFNNPLDSLKHWNRLYGKNGLLQFQGVFSKDIALELLTELQKIISHYGAVPTLAVLKYFTNSGPGLLSFAKPGFTVAIDFINTVKARDAIKQMNELVTESKGKVYLAKDLFLTAEQFKLQYPNHQQFHRILTEFSPPISSNLSHRLGLT; encoded by the coding sequence ATGCGCAGTAAAAAAATGCGTTTTTCAAATTTTAGCCAAGCAATTACCTCAAGCTCAACGTGTTATCGCCCCGAACAGGAAAAGCAATTAGCGATGCTTTTCGAATACAGTCAGCAAACGCATCAAACCTTGCTCGCTAGAGGAAAAGGCTTAAGTTACAGCGATTGTTGTATTAATCATGGTGGTATCATTGTCGATACCTCCCGCTTCAATCATTTTTTAGCGTTTGATGAACAGGAAGAAACCGTCATTTGTCAGCCAGCTGTTACCTTTGCGGAATTACTTTCTCTTCACCCTCATTATATACCCCCTGTTATTCCTGGTACGCTCCATGCAACAATCGGTGGCGGGGTTGCTAACGATGTTCATGGTAAGAATAATAGTCATTTAGGTACGTTAGGACATCATATTCAATGGCTTGAGGTGCAAATAGGCGAGCAAACGTTTTATTGCGGCTCACAAGAAAATCAGCAACTCTTACAAGCAACGATTGGCGGCTTAGGGTTAACAGGTATTATTAAACGTGTCGCTATTAAAATGCGCAAAGCAAGTCGCACCATTCAAACGCAAGCTGAAAAACACCACCAATGGGCAAGCTTGCTAGAACGCATGCAGCAAGAAGCAGAAAAACAAGAGTATATGGTTGCCTGGCTTGATTTGTTAAACACCAATCAAGCGCTCCTTACGTTTGGCAATCATTTCTCTGAAGAAATTACGCCTAAAAAAACAATGACTTTAACTATCCCGTCATTACCTATGCGCTTAATTACTCGCCAAACCATGAAACTCTACAATCACTATTATTTTCATAAAGCCAAGGAGTCGCTTTACCTGCAACCACTTGCACAATTTAATAATCCATTAGATTCTCTAAAGCATTGGAATCGTTTATATGGCAAAAATGGGCTTTTACAATTTCAAGGTGTTTTTAGCAAAGATATTGCCTTAGAATTATTAACAGAATTACAAAAAATCATTAGCCACTATGGCGCTGTGCCCACATTAGCCGTATTAAAATATTTTACTAACTCTGGCCCTGGCTTATTATCGTTTGCTAAGCCCGGTTTTACTGTAGCTATTGACTTTATTAACACTGTAAAAGCGAGAGATGCCATTAAACAAATGAATGAATTAGTAACGGAAAGTAAAGGAAAAGTTTATCTAGCCAAAGATTTGTTTCTTACCGCTGAGCAATTTAAATTGCAGTACCCCAACCATCAGCAATTTCATCGTATTTTAACCGAATTTTCACCACCGATAAGTTCTAATTTATCTCATAGATTGGGGTTAACATGA
- a CDS encoding SDR family NAD(P)-dependent oxidoreductase has product MKPTTWVILGATSIIAEEFAHLAGQHGHPLLLIGRDKAELEIIAADLQLRHQVDCEIIIFDFTNDMNSLIKCLQEKEEELALFIAYSDFTDNQALTFASIKTLITINISSIVQLVHGYLQKFQSQHRLIFLSSVAACRGRSKNSLYGASKAAVEVYLQGLQQTPEKNRQITIARLGFIDTAQTFGLPGIFYASPPKKCAEACWKATYAGKPLIYHPHFWRAIMAIITRLPFFIYRKLKF; this is encoded by the coding sequence ATGAAACCAACGACTTGGGTTATTTTAGGTGCAACCTCAATCATTGCTGAAGAGTTTGCCCATCTTGCGGGTCAACACGGCCACCCTTTATTATTAATAGGCCGAGATAAAGCTGAACTTGAAATTATCGCTGCTGATTTACAATTACGGCATCAAGTTGATTGCGAGATTATTATTTTTGACTTTACCAACGATATGAATAGCCTTATTAAATGTTTACAAGAAAAAGAAGAGGAACTGGCTCTTTTTATTGCGTATAGTGACTTTACCGATAATCAAGCACTTACTTTTGCATCCATTAAAACACTGATCACAATTAATATCAGCAGTATTGTCCAGTTAGTGCATGGTTATTTACAAAAATTTCAATCACAGCATCGTTTGATTTTCTTAAGTTCAGTTGCCGCTTGTCGCGGCAGATCTAAAAACAGTCTTTATGGTGCAAGTAAAGCAGCAGTTGAAGTCTATTTACAAGGTTTGCAGCAAACACCTGAAAAGAACCGGCAAATTACTATAGCTAGATTAGGCTTTATTGATACAGCTCAAACCTTTGGCCTGCCTGGTATTTTTTATGCCTCTCCTCCTAAAAAATGTGCCGAAGCGTGTTGGAAAGCAACTTATGCAGGTAAGCCTCTTATTTATCATCCGCATTTTTGGCGCGCGATTATGGCTATCATTACCCGCTTACCTTTTTTCATTTACCGAAAATTGAAATTCTAA
- a CDS encoding ferritin-like domain-containing protein has translation MAKTVNMGMNHTGVQMSPLDTKNLLDYVKKHPADVSGDAMQISKERTRSANTDNALGTIPLPGSAKGAIKTGVDKLLGNQPELLIDKLGERLAYERSGVRLYEAAIAKAMAFKQKQLVKELTHIRDEEAEHMFLLIDTLKDLGADPTVMTPSADVMGVIAQGVMQVLTDPRTNIAHCLNALLVIELGDNAAWELLIELMQESQKTKLIGKFQKALAQEQEHLHIIKTLYKKSLN, from the coding sequence ATGGCTAAGACAGTAAATATGGGTATGAATCATACTGGGGTGCAAATGTCACCGCTAGATACAAAGAACCTATTAGATTACGTAAAAAAACATCCTGCTGATGTCTCAGGCGATGCTATGCAAATAAGTAAAGAACGAACCCGCTCAGCTAATACTGATAATGCCTTAGGGACTATTCCATTACCAGGCTCAGCTAAAGGAGCTATAAAAACTGGTGTAGATAAATTATTAGGAAATCAGCCTGAGCTCCTAATTGATAAATTAGGGGAGCGTCTGGCTTATGAACGTAGTGGAGTAAGGCTTTATGAGGCAGCAATTGCCAAAGCCATGGCATTTAAACAAAAACAGTTAGTAAAAGAACTAACTCATATCCGCGATGAAGAAGCAGAGCATATGTTCTTGCTTATAGATACCTTAAAGGACTTGGGCGCTGATCCAACAGTGATGACGCCCAGTGCCGATGTCATGGGTGTCATTGCCCAGGGTGTCATGCAAGTATTAACTGATCCAAGAACCAATATAGCGCATTGCTTAAATGCGTTACTGGTTATTGAACTAGGTGATAATGCCGCTTGGGAATTATTGATAGAGTTAATGCAAGAAAGTCAAAAAACAAAGCTTATAGGCAAATTCCAAAAAGCATTAGCACAGGAACAAGAGCACTTACACATTATTAAGACCCTTTATAAAAAATCACTTAATTAA